A stretch of Mesorhizobium sp. M2A.F.Ca.ET.046.03.2.1 DNA encodes these proteins:
- the fabF gene encoding beta-ketoacyl-ACP synthase II: MRRIVVTGMGAVTPLAANVERSWSRLLAGRSGIRRLADEIVGDLPAKVGGVVPLREEDPEAGLDANAFVAPKDQRRIDRFILFALAAAEEALAQSRWKPASENERARTATIIASGVGGFPAITEAVRTVDQRGVRRLSPFTVPSFLVNLAAGHISIRHGFKGHIGAPVTACAAGIQAIGDAARIIRADEADIAVCGGTEACMNTVSLGGFAAARSLSTSFNHRPDQASRPFDMSRDGFVMGEGAGILVIEELSHALARGAEPLAEVVGYGTTADAHHVTSGPEDGDGARRAMEIAIAQAGISPREIRHLNAHATSTPVGDLGEIEAIKSVFGADFSIAVSGTKSATGHLLGAAGGLGAIFTILALRDQVAPPTLNLSAPDPAADGIDFVANEVRPMEMDYAIANGFGFGGVNASVLFRRWDGDGANGRAAPD; the protein is encoded by the coding sequence ATGCGGCGGATTGTTGTTACGGGCATGGGCGCGGTTACCCCCCTTGCCGCCAATGTCGAAAGGTCTTGGTCGCGCCTCCTGGCCGGCCGCTCGGGCATCCGGAGGCTGGCCGACGAGATTGTTGGAGATTTGCCCGCGAAGGTTGGCGGCGTGGTTCCTCTCCGGGAGGAAGACCCGGAAGCCGGCCTCGATGCGAATGCCTTCGTGGCTCCAAAGGATCAGCGAAGAATCGATCGCTTCATTCTCTTCGCGCTGGCTGCGGCGGAAGAAGCGCTTGCCCAGTCTAGGTGGAAGCCGGCCTCGGAAAACGAGCGGGCTCGCACCGCGACGATCATTGCTTCAGGCGTCGGCGGGTTCCCCGCCATCACCGAGGCGGTGCGCACGGTCGATCAACGCGGCGTCCGGCGTCTTTCACCGTTCACGGTGCCGTCTTTCCTGGTGAATCTCGCTGCGGGCCACATCTCGATCCGCCACGGCTTCAAGGGCCACATCGGAGCACCGGTGACGGCGTGCGCTGCCGGCATCCAGGCGATCGGCGATGCGGCCCGTATCATCCGCGCCGATGAAGCCGACATAGCCGTGTGCGGAGGCACGGAAGCATGCATGAACACCGTCAGTCTCGGCGGTTTTGCAGCCGCACGCTCGCTCTCGACATCCTTCAACCACCGCCCCGACCAGGCCTCCCGTCCATTCGACATGTCGCGGGACGGCTTCGTCATGGGCGAAGGCGCTGGCATCCTCGTCATCGAGGAATTGAGCCATGCGCTGGCGCGCGGCGCGGAGCCGCTCGCTGAGGTCGTTGGCTATGGCACGACGGCAGACGCCCATCACGTTACTTCCGGCCCCGAGGATGGCGATGGCGCGCGGCGCGCCATGGAGATCGCGATTGCCCAAGCAGGCATTTCCCCCCGCGAGATCCGCCACCTCAACGCGCACGCGACCTCCACGCCGGTGGGCGACCTGGGCGAAATCGAAGCGATCAAAAGCGTCTTCGGCGCGGATTTCTCGATCGCCGTCAGCGGAACCAAGTCGGCGACCGGACACCTGCTCGGGGCGGCCGGCGGGCTTGGCGCGATCTTCACGATCCTGGCGCTCAGGGATCAGGTGGCACCGCCGACTCTCAATCTGAGTGCGCCCGATCCGGCGGCCGACGGAATAGACTTCGTGGCAAACGAGGTCCGGCCGATGGAGATGGACTACGCGATCGCCAACGGTTTCGGCTTCGGAGGCGTCAATGCCAGCGTGCTGTTCCGGCGCTGGGACGGAGACGGCGCGAACGGTCGAGCCGCTCCCGACTGA
- a CDS encoding TetR/AcrR family transcriptional regulator: protein MDEKPASGRSGWKQDPAGVRKNILAVAMTEFAANGLSGARIDEIAAKTNTSKRMIYYYFGDKEGLYGKVLEEAYREVRAGEQELELDDLPPLEALTRLAEFTFEHHSRHPDFIRIVMIENIHHAEYMGQSELISLLNAGAIQKLEAICRRGREAALFRDDVTPLELHWHISAMSFFNVSNRATFSRIFGHDLFDARGQDALKRHMVEMVVGLALKRDRRRLR from the coding sequence ATGGACGAAAAACCGGCAAGCGGGCGAAGCGGCTGGAAGCAGGATCCGGCGGGCGTGCGCAAGAACATTCTTGCCGTGGCGATGACGGAGTTTGCCGCCAACGGCCTCTCGGGCGCGCGCATCGATGAGATCGCGGCCAAGACGAACACGTCGAAGCGCATGATTTACTATTATTTCGGCGACAAGGAAGGACTCTACGGCAAGGTTCTGGAAGAGGCCTACCGGGAGGTCCGTGCCGGCGAACAGGAACTCGAGCTTGATGATCTGCCGCCGCTCGAAGCGCTGACGAGACTGGCCGAGTTCACTTTCGAACACCACAGCCGACATCCGGACTTCATCCGTATCGTCATGATCGAAAACATACACCACGCCGAATATATGGGGCAGTCGGAGCTGATAAGCCTGCTCAATGCAGGCGCCATCCAGAAGCTGGAGGCGATCTGCCGGCGCGGCCGCGAAGCGGCCCTGTTTCGTGACGACGTGACGCCGCTCGAACTGCACTGGCACATCAGCGCGATGAGCTTCTTCAACGTCTCGAACCGTGCCACCTTCTCGCGCATTTTCGGCCACGATCTGTTCGACGCAAGAGGCCAGGATGCGTTGAAGCGGCATATGGTCGAAATGGTTGTCGGCCTCGCGCTCAAGCGGGACCGGCGACGACTTCGCTGA
- a CDS encoding TetR/AcrR family transcriptional regulator has product MRVSRNQAEQNRQTVIDVASRLFREHGFDGIGLKDLMKGAGLTQGAFYKQFASKEDLAAQASRRAMESSAHRWAEATASKPEDPVGAVIEFYLSSGHRGERMDGCPVVALGSDAARQGSDVKASFETGIRKYLDLLGGWVGDARQGDSRDKAMAILSTMVGAVILSRAVNDEGLSEQFLQAAAESIRAGLAAGRQRGSAQ; this is encoded by the coding sequence ATGCGCGTGAGTCGCAATCAGGCTGAGCAGAACCGGCAAACCGTGATCGATGTGGCCAGCCGGCTTTTTCGGGAGCATGGCTTCGACGGCATCGGCCTGAAGGATCTGATGAAGGGCGCCGGGCTAACCCAAGGTGCTTTTTACAAACAGTTCGCATCAAAGGAGGACCTGGCGGCGCAGGCGTCCAGGCGGGCGATGGAGAGCTCTGCCCACCGATGGGCGGAGGCAACTGCATCGAAACCCGAAGATCCAGTTGGTGCTGTGATCGAGTTCTACCTTAGTAGCGGGCATCGCGGAGAAAGGATGGACGGCTGCCCGGTTGTGGCGCTCGGTTCGGATGCCGCCAGGCAAGGCAGCGACGTCAAAGCGTCATTCGAAACGGGGATCAGGAAATACCTCGACCTGCTCGGCGGTTGGGTTGGCGATGCGCGCCAAGGGGATTCCCGCGACAAGGCCATGGCAATTCTCTCGACCATGGTCGGCGCGGTCATCCTTTCGAGGGCCGTCAATGACGAGGGGCTGTCGGAGCAATTCCTGCAAGCGGCCGCCGAGAGCATACGGGCGGGGCTGGCCGCTGGTCGCCAACGGGGATCGGCCCAATGA
- a CDS encoding oxidoreductase, translated as MNKTNPGVAIATGASSGIGQVTAKALQNAGFRVFGTSRRAVSKKSDGITMLTCDVTDDASVAKLVDEVLAEAGRIDLLVNNAGMGLLGGAEESSTTQAQALFDVNVFGVIRMTNAVLPTMRRQGKGRIVNLSSVQGFIPAPYFALYSSTKHAVEGYSESLDHELRPFGIRVALVEPAYTQTSFEDNLARPDQVLDIYDAARAGMAVAVRKAMEKGDTPEVVANTVLAAATDPTPKRRYAAGKMARQVSVLRRFVPASAFDKSLRKQLGLPV; from the coding sequence ATGAATAAGACCAATCCTGGCGTCGCCATCGCCACAGGGGCATCCTCCGGCATCGGGCAAGTGACAGCCAAGGCCCTGCAGAATGCGGGCTTTCGCGTGTTCGGAACCAGCCGTCGCGCGGTCTCCAAGAAATCCGACGGCATCACCATGCTGACCTGCGACGTGACCGACGACGCGTCCGTCGCGAAGCTGGTCGACGAGGTGCTGGCCGAGGCCGGGCGCATCGACCTGCTCGTCAACAATGCCGGCATGGGCCTGCTTGGCGGCGCGGAGGAGTCCTCGACCACCCAGGCTCAAGCGCTGTTCGACGTGAATGTCTTCGGCGTCATCCGAATGACCAACGCGGTGCTGCCGACCATGCGACGTCAGGGAAAGGGCAGGATCGTCAATCTGAGCTCGGTGCAGGGGTTCATCCCGGCTCCCTATTTCGCGCTTTATTCGTCGACCAAACACGCCGTTGAAGGCTATTCCGAATCGCTCGACCACGAACTGCGGCCGTTCGGAATTCGCGTCGCATTGGTCGAGCCGGCCTATACCCAAACGTCGTTCGAAGACAATCTGGCCAGACCTGACCAGGTGCTCGACATCTATGACGCCGCGCGTGCCGGCATGGCCGTAGCCGTGCGGAAGGCGATGGAAAAAGGCGATACGCCCGAAGTGGTCGCCAACACCGTTCTGGCGGCCGCGACCGACCCTACGCCGAAGCGGCGCTATGCGGCGGGAAAAATGGCGCGCCAGGTCAGTGTCCTGCGCCGCTTCGTCCCCGCATCCGCATTCGACAAGAGCCTGCGAAAGCAGCTTGGCCTGCCGGTCTGA
- a CDS encoding shikimate dehydrogenase: MASVSASFGADRHAAADPRRILVGLIGRGIQLSRTPAMHEAEGRARGIAYIYRLLDADRMGDGALRLDDILAFAAHFGFDGLNVTFPYKQEIIPLLDELSEAAERIGSVNTVVFSGGRRIGHNTDFWGFKESFRLEMANAERDTVLLLGAGGAGAAVAQALLESGVGQLRLFDIEEAKAAALAAELTSRFGANRVTVASDSVTAAARVDGIVNATPVGMAKLPGIPLHPALLRPDCWVADIVYFPLETELLSEARRRGCRTLSGESMAVHQAARAFELFTGIVPDIDRMRAAFDAFGDTPVPHSASGD; the protein is encoded by the coding sequence TTGGCATCAGTTTCCGCCAGCTTCGGGGCCGATCGGCATGCCGCCGCCGATCCGCGGCGCATTCTGGTCGGCTTGATCGGGCGTGGCATCCAGCTATCGCGAACGCCGGCAATGCATGAAGCCGAGGGGAGGGCGCGAGGGATCGCCTACATCTATCGCCTGCTCGACGCCGATCGCATGGGCGACGGCGCCCTGCGGCTGGACGACATACTCGCTTTCGCCGCGCATTTCGGCTTCGACGGGCTGAACGTCACATTCCCCTACAAGCAGGAGATCATTCCGCTGCTCGACGAATTGTCGGAGGCGGCGGAAAGGATCGGATCTGTCAACACGGTCGTTTTCAGCGGCGGTCGCCGCATCGGGCACAACACCGACTTCTGGGGTTTCAAAGAGAGCTTCCGGCTCGAGATGGCGAATGCGGAGCGCGATACCGTTTTGCTGCTTGGCGCAGGCGGAGCGGGCGCCGCGGTTGCTCAAGCCCTTCTCGAAAGCGGCGTCGGGCAGTTGCGGCTCTTCGATATCGAGGAAGCCAAGGCGGCCGCGCTCGCCGCAGAGCTGACGTCTCGGTTTGGCGCCAACCGCGTGACGGTTGCCTCCGACTCCGTCACGGCAGCGGCGCGGGTCGACGGGATCGTCAATGCGACGCCGGTCGGCATGGCCAAGCTGCCTGGTATCCCCCTCCATCCAGCGCTGCTAAGGCCGGATTGCTGGGTTGCCGACATCGTCTACTTCCCTCTGGAGACAGAGCTGCTCTCCGAGGCGCGGCGGCGTGGCTGCCGCACGCTGAGCGGCGAGAGCATGGCGGTCCATCAGGCGGCGCGGGCCTTCGAGCTTTTCACCGGCATCGTGCCCGACATCGATCGAATGCGGGCAGCATTCGACGCCTTCGGCGACACGCCCGTTCCGCATTCGGCGAGCGGCGACTGA